A genomic segment from Candidatus Poribacteria bacterium encodes:
- a CDS encoding Gfo/Idh/MocA family oxidoreductase, with translation MAAKKPVQIAVVGMGIGKPNGTALAGNPRGNVVALCDLLEDRMKDFAKDLPGEVKFYTDYKKMCKAKDIDAVFVGTPNQWHVPIALEAVRNGKHVMVTKPLADSEEAAQQLVTEAEAAGVVNMMSLSTRFGNDTQYLGNLARDNYFGELYYARARSVRRSGIPAWNLGFIQKGGGAFRDMGVHVLDSAWWILGLPKPIAVLGAAGAKFGPRGLGYWKGTKAPKEIYEKYDSDDYAGGFITFEGGVGLQVESFWASHQPDEFQIELFGTEAGATLKPLRLYRTDKKGEFENIDAKLPKSKYGKSWDAIADHFIECILDDVTCKAPLRHGLIVQQMMEGLLTSAETGREVQIAETE, from the coding sequence ATGGCAGCAAAAAAACCTGTCCAAATTGCCGTCGTCGGTATGGGTATAGGTAAACCGAATGGAACGGCACTCGCCGGAAATCCGAGAGGCAACGTTGTCGCACTCTGCGATTTGCTCGAAGACCGGATGAAAGACTTCGCTAAGGACCTACCGGGCGAGGTTAAATTCTACACAGATTACAAAAAGATGTGTAAAGCGAAGGATATTGACGCTGTATTCGTTGGCACCCCGAATCAGTGGCATGTGCCAATAGCATTGGAAGCCGTACGGAACGGCAAACATGTCATGGTAACGAAACCGCTCGCCGATTCCGAGGAAGCAGCGCAACAACTGGTCACGGAAGCAGAGGCAGCAGGTGTCGTTAATATGATGTCGCTCTCTACGCGCTTCGGGAATGACACCCAATACCTCGGCAATCTTGCGCGCGATAATTATTTCGGAGAACTCTATTACGCGCGGGCACGGAGCGTGCGTAGGAGTGGTATCCCGGCGTGGAATCTCGGTTTCATCCAGAAAGGCGGCGGTGCATTTCGCGACATGGGGGTCCATGTGCTTGACTCGGCATGGTGGATTCTCGGATTACCAAAGCCAATTGCGGTACTCGGTGCTGCTGGCGCGAAGTTCGGACCTCGAGGCCTCGGCTACTGGAAAGGGACGAAAGCCCCTAAAGAGATCTACGAGAAATATGATTCTGATGATTACGCTGGTGGGTTTATTACTTTTGAAGGTGGTGTCGGCTTGCAGGTGGAAAGTTTCTGGGCATCACACCAACCCGACGAATTTCAGATCGAACTCTTCGGCACAGAGGCAGGCGCGACGCTGAAGCCCCTACGACTCTATCGAACCGATAAAAAAGGTGAATTTGAGAACATAGACGCGAAACTTCCAAAGAGTAAGTATGGCAAGTCGTGGGATGCTATCGCTGATCATTTCATTGAATGTATTTTAGATGACGTAACCTGCAAGGCACCCCTCCGCCATGGATTGATTGTCCAACAGATGATGGAAGGTCTGCTCACAAGTGCTGAGACAGGACGCGAAGTTCAGATTGCAGAAACTGAATGA
- a CDS encoding type I restriction endonuclease encodes MDFIEALSNLSARITKQKDVIQTEEATKTAFVMPFINLLGYDVFNPTEVVPEFTADVGTKQGEKVDYAIFKDDEVIMLIECKKYGEDLSDVHTSQLYRYFSVVHARIAVLTDGVLYRFYTDLEESNIMDTKPFLEFDMLDIQPPLVNELKRFTKPAFDLNETLTAASDLKYTKEIKQTMIEQLETPSEDFVRFFLSFVYSGVKTQAVVQQFTDIVKRALNQFLNEQINQRLQSAITKGEVAEQSVEVEESDESIEVEVESRIVTTEEELEGFYTVKSIIREVVAPDRIGHRDTMSYMSVLLDDNRRKPICRLHFNSTKKYLGLFDGGKNHERIEIGSIDDIYQYTEQLKATAQSYDTPDVSESSE; translated from the coding sequence ATGGATTTTATCGAAGCACTCAGTAATTTATCAGCGAGAATCACAAAGCAAAAAGATGTTATTCAGACCGAGGAGGCGACGAAAACTGCTTTCGTCATGCCTTTTATCAACCTTTTGGGATATGACGTATTTAACCCAACAGAAGTAGTGCCCGAATTTACTGCTGATGTTGGTACAAAACAGGGTGAAAAGGTTGACTACGCCATTTTCAAAGATGATGAAGTTATCATGCTCATTGAGTGCAAAAAGTACGGTGAAGATTTGTCTGATGTTCATACCTCACAACTTTACCGTTACTTTTCAGTGGTTCACGCTCGAATTGCTGTATTGACAGATGGTGTTCTGTATCGATTTTACACCGATTTAGAAGAATCGAACATAATGGATACCAAGCCTTTCCTTGAATTCGACATGCTTGATATTCAGCCGCCGTTGGTCAATGAGCTCAAGCGGTTCACCAAGCCCGCTTTTGATTTGAATGAAACGCTTACTGCTGCAAGCGACTTGAAGTATACAAAAGAAATAAAGCAGACGATGATTGAGCAATTGGAAACGCCTTCCGAAGATTTTGTTCGATTTTTCCTGTCTTTTGTCTACAGCGGTGTAAAAACGCAGGCAGTGGTTCAGCAGTTCACGGATATTGTCAAGCGTGCCTTGAACCAGTTTCTAAATGAACAGATTAATCAACGCTTGCAGTCTGCAATCACAAAAGGGGAAGTTGCGGAACAGTCTGTTGAAGTTGAAGAATCCGATGAGTCAATTGAGGTAGAGGTTGAGTCTCGTATTGTAACAACCGAAGAAGAATTAGAGGGATTTTATACCGTTAAATCCATCATTCGTGAAGTGGTTGCCCCAGATCGAATTGGACACCGGGACACAATGAGTTATATGTCAGTCCTGCTAGATGATAACAGGCGAAAACCTATATGCCGTCTTCATTTTAACAGTACCAAAAAATACTTGGGGTTGTTCGATGGGGGAAAAAACCATGAACGGATTGAAATTGGGAGTATAGACGATATTTACCAGTACACAGAACAGCTAAAAGCAACCGCCCAAAGTTATGATACTCCTGATGTCTCAGAAAGCTCAGAGTAA
- a CDS encoding RraA family protein, with the protein MQLIDKESILAMTHLWEGDRFPDGRPRVPDDIIQRMKAISIEQAWGVLHGNGYQFQFAGDWMNLHPDRVLVGRAVTCAFVPVRPDFNDAISTQGEKEGRVGGQNSWVIDTLVQDDVIVVDLFGKVKDGTFAGDNLGNSIYAKTGTGMVIEGGIRDLDGIYELPDFATFVRGVDPTGIANVTLTGINIPIRIAEATVLPGDIVLGRRGGVIFIPPYFAQQVVEQGEEVALRDRFGHQRLRESVYTPGEIDRKWSEEIEADFAKWREEQE; encoded by the coding sequence GTGCAACTTATTGATAAAGAGAGCATCCTCGCGATGACACACTTATGGGAAGGCGACCGGTTCCCTGACGGACGACCCCGCGTCCCCGATGATATCATTCAGCGGATGAAGGCGATCAGTATTGAACAGGCGTGGGGTGTTCTCCACGGCAACGGCTATCAGTTCCAATTCGCTGGCGATTGGATGAACCTCCACCCGGATCGAGTTCTCGTCGGTAGAGCGGTGACGTGTGCGTTTGTGCCTGTCCGCCCCGATTTCAACGATGCCATCTCCACACAAGGCGAAAAGGAGGGACGCGTCGGCGGTCAAAACTCGTGGGTGATTGATACGCTCGTCCAAGATGATGTCATCGTCGTCGACCTCTTCGGCAAAGTGAAGGACGGCACCTTCGCCGGTGATAACCTCGGCAATTCCATCTATGCGAAAACAGGCACTGGCATGGTCATTGAGGGTGGCATCCGGGACCTTGATGGTATCTACGAGTTGCCCGATTTTGCCACATTCGTGCGCGGTGTGGATCCGACAGGTATTGCGAACGTCACACTCACCGGTATTAATATCCCTATCAGAATTGCAGAAGCGACAGTTTTACCGGGAGACATCGTTTTAGGGAGGCGCGGTGGCGTTATTTTCATTCCACCGTATTTCGCGCAACAGGTCGTTGAACAGGGCGAAGAGGTGGCTCTCCGTGATCGGTTCGGGCATCAACGGCTACGTGAGAGTGTGTATACGCCGGGTGAGATAGATCGGAAGTGGTCAGAGGAAATTGAGGCGGACTTTGCGAAATGGCGCGAGGAGCAGGAGTGA
- a CDS encoding type II toxin-antitoxin system VapC family toxin, with amino-acid sequence MTTNSQKEGPRVYIDATIPSYLVSRPSRAVKTAERQRITRQFWQDIRFEFVLSNYVIAEISMGDSEQALHRQRVVEGLSLVIVQNSDRAFAQHLVDQGALPQIAFTDAVHIAVSAIRAIPYLATWNFAHLANPHTRPKIEQVCRNAGLAMPCIDTPATILEELSHV; translated from the coding sequence ATGACAACTAATTCTCAAAAAGAGGGCCCCCGGGTTTACATTGACGCAACGATTCCGAGTTACCTCGTCTCTAGACCCAGTCGTGCTGTCAAGACAGCGGAACGGCAAAGAATCACGCGGCAGTTTTGGCAGGACATCCGTTTTGAATTCGTTTTGTCCAACTATGTTATTGCCGAAATATCAATGGGGGATAGCGAGCAAGCATTACATAGGCAGAGAGTGGTTGAAGGGCTTAGTCTTGTGATTGTACAGAATTCTGACCGAGCTTTTGCACAACATTTGGTTGATCAGGGAGCTCTTCCGCAAATTGCCTTCACCGACGCTGTCCATATAGCTGTTTCGGCAATACGCGCTATCCCATATTTAGCAACGTGGAATTTCGCGCACCTTGCAAACCCACATACAAGACCGAAAATTGAACAAGTTTGTCGCAACGCAGGTCTTGCAATGCCTTGCATCGACACCCCCGCGACAATATTGGAGGAACTCTCTCATGTATGA
- a CDS encoding TonB-dependent receptor: MLISENKRYFWCVVAMLFSIVPAIPMTASAAALKVVVQEQNGNAISAAKVQTGNQEQTTDDSGVATFSDVTGAQSLTVTATGFSSKQVNTTAGQTEVAVTLAPTQIVDTVVVVGTRSIGRKVLQAPVPIEVVNREQLSLTGQSETGRVLQMLVPSFNFPSSTISDGTDALRPATLRGLGPDQTLVLINGKRRHKSALLHVNSSVGRGTAGTDFNAIPSAAIERIEVLRDGAAAQYGSDAIAGVINIILKDDVDLGDVNLYWGQTYEGDGDTWHGNGNYGMKVGDSGFLNLTVEWRDRYRTNRAGISGTRQYDWVEVDQGRPPDAELEVKDADGNVTGKKPVWFDPREYYFNRKNFRVGDADTSQKVGVYNFGLPLTETLELYSFGGYSTRQNNSSGFYRNSKDTSRNVKAIYPDGFLPEINTAIEDVSVALGMAWKHASTDLDVDLSLNHGLNTFDFFISNSLNASYGAASPTAADSGGFRLDQTAFNIDITYPLTYQSSLINLAGGAEFRRESYGIRAGEPVSWFNAGLGAEGAASGIQVFPGFRPANEVDESRINIAGYADFESHLSGQPGTGLLVGAAVRGEQYSDFGATVTGKATVRYDLTEQIAVRAAGSTGFRAPLLQQLYFNNISTQFKADNNDADGDGNTTELLPFEVGTFRNDSDTARALNIPELKEETSVNVSGGIVLKPIQNLWLTLDAFQIDLDDRIVLSGSFRADTVPALAQAGASQAQVFTNVAQTRTRGIDIATGYVHAFDDESLLDLKVALTWADTKVIGDVEAPGSILIGLEEILFPERERSILEEWQPNTRINLTADYTIGSLKIGSALRYFGSYTLQAGSGENAQRQTYGGKWLADIQSAYQLNESFTLTLGANNLLNQVPDLNEVGQARGGTLIDSTGTVIADSPGVFTYDRAAAPFGFNGGLYYVKLSYSF; the protein is encoded by the coding sequence ATGTTAATTTCAGAAAATAAACGGTATTTCTGGTGCGTTGTCGCTATGCTATTCAGCATCGTCCCAGCAATACCGATGACTGCCAGTGCCGCGGCACTTAAGGTAGTCGTTCAAGAGCAGAACGGGAACGCTATTTCAGCAGCAAAAGTCCAAACCGGAAACCAAGAACAGACAACAGATGACTCTGGAGTCGCCACGTTTAGTGACGTGACAGGTGCGCAGTCGCTCACTGTAACAGCAACCGGATTTTCGAGTAAGCAGGTCAACACTACTGCAGGACAAACCGAAGTGGCAGTGACACTCGCTCCCACCCAAATCGTTGACACAGTCGTGGTGGTAGGTACCCGAAGTATCGGTAGGAAAGTTTTGCAAGCACCTGTGCCGATAGAAGTGGTTAACAGGGAACAACTTAGCCTCACCGGTCAATCCGAAACGGGGCGCGTCCTACAGATGTTAGTTCCCTCCTTTAACTTCCCAAGCTCAACAATTAGCGATGGCACCGACGCGTTGCGTCCTGCGACGTTGCGAGGCTTAGGACCTGATCAGACGCTTGTGCTCATCAACGGCAAACGTCGCCACAAAAGTGCGCTGCTGCACGTAAATAGTTCCGTCGGTCGCGGCACCGCTGGGACAGACTTCAACGCGATTCCATCCGCGGCGATAGAGCGGATCGAAGTCCTCCGTGACGGCGCAGCAGCACAATACGGCTCCGATGCGATCGCCGGTGTCATCAACATCATTTTAAAGGATGATGTCGATTTAGGCGATGTCAACCTCTATTGGGGACAGACCTACGAAGGTGACGGAGATACGTGGCACGGAAATGGGAATTATGGGATGAAAGTCGGTGATTCCGGCTTCCTCAATCTAACAGTGGAGTGGCGCGACAGATACCGCACGAACCGCGCTGGGATTAGCGGCACGCGACAGTACGATTGGGTAGAAGTAGACCAAGGTAGACCGCCCGATGCCGAACTTGAGGTAAAAGACGCGGACGGAAATGTAACAGGTAAAAAACCGGTCTGGTTTGATCCGCGTGAGTATTACTTCAATCGAAAAAACTTTCGGGTCGGGGATGCTGACACTTCACAAAAAGTTGGGGTCTACAATTTCGGTCTACCCCTGACAGAAACATTAGAGCTCTATTCATTCGGTGGGTATTCTACAAGGCAAAACAATAGCTCGGGCTTTTATCGCAACAGCAAAGATACCAGTCGAAACGTGAAGGCGATTTATCCAGATGGATTTCTTCCGGAAATCAACACAGCCATTGAAGATGTATCCGTTGCATTGGGAATGGCGTGGAAACACGCTTCAACGGATTTAGATGTTGATCTCAGTCTGAACCACGGTCTGAATACGTTTGACTTTTTCATTTCCAACTCACTGAACGCTTCCTACGGGGCGGCGAGTCCAACTGCCGCCGATTCCGGTGGATTTCGACTCGATCAAACTGCCTTCAATATAGATATTACCTATCCTCTCACCTATCAATCCTCCCTCATTAACCTTGCCGGTGGTGCCGAATTTCGACGGGAAAGTTACGGCATCCGAGCGGGTGAACCTGTCTCTTGGTTCAACGCGGGTCTCGGTGCCGAAGGTGCAGCCAGTGGTATCCAAGTCTTTCCCGGCTTCCGTCCAGCCAACGAGGTGGATGAAAGCCGGATAAATATTGCAGGTTACGCTGACTTTGAATCCCATCTCAGCGGGCAACCGGGAACCGGTCTGCTCGTTGGTGCTGCTGTACGGGGCGAGCAGTATAGCGACTTCGGTGCTACTGTCACAGGAAAAGCAACGGTTCGCTACGACTTAACAGAACAGATTGCGGTGCGTGCCGCCGGTAGCACAGGCTTCCGGGCACCCTTACTCCAACAACTTTATTTTAACAACATCAGCACACAATTCAAGGCTGACAATAATGACGCTGATGGCGATGGGAATACGACGGAACTGCTACCTTTCGAGGTCGGGACGTTTCGCAATGACAGCGACACTGCGCGTGCACTCAACATCCCAGAACTTAAAGAGGAAACCTCAGTCAACGTTTCAGGGGGTATCGTCCTCAAACCGATTCAGAATCTATGGTTGACGCTTGATGCCTTCCAGATTGACCTTGATGACCGCATTGTTCTAAGCGGCAGCTTCAGGGCAGATACCGTGCCTGCCTTAGCACAAGCTGGTGCCAGTCAAGCACAAGTCTTTACGAATGTCGCGCAAACGCGGACTCGCGGCATTGATATAGCCACAGGTTACGTACACGCCTTTGACGATGAATCTCTTCTCGATTTGAAAGTTGCATTAACGTGGGCAGATACCAAAGTCATCGGTGATGTGGAAGCACCGGGTTCCATTCTAATCGGTCTCGAGGAAATTCTCTTTCCAGAACGAGAACGCTCTATTCTTGAGGAATGGCAACCGAACACACGCATAAACCTCACAGCAGATTACACTATCGGATCCCTCAAAATTGGGTCTGCTTTACGTTACTTCGGGAGTTATACCCTGCAAGCAGGGAGTGGAGAGAATGCCCAGCGTCAAACTTACGGTGGAAAATGGCTCGCCGATATTCAGAGTGCCTATCAACTCAACGAATCCTTCACCTTGACGCTCGGCGCAAACAATCTTCTCAATCAGGTACCTGACTTAAACGAGGTCGGTCAAGCACGTGGTGGCACCCTCATAGATAGTACTGGAACAGTGATTGCGGATTCGCCGGGAGTTTTCACGTATGATCGGGCGGCTGCACCCTTCGGTTTCAACGGTGGACTTTACTACGTGAAGTTATCTTATAGTTTCTAA
- a CDS encoding c-type cytochrome, with translation MQRNLLTFSVVVLFVGAIIALNINSVESQNDKVQRGKYLVDTVGACGHCHTPRAGAEYNMDMYLAGHPANAPSPRYNFSMMQQGIFILTSPQMSAFSGPFGTSFSSNLTPDKETGLGDWTEEMFIQAIRTGLHQGVEGNRKIFPPMPTKHYAQMNDEDLKAIWAYLRTIKPVKNEVSPPLNSRGRPY, from the coding sequence ATGCAGCGAAATCTCTTAACCTTTTCTGTGGTAGTGCTTTTTGTCGGTGCGATCATTGCGCTGAATATAAACTCTGTCGAAAGCCAGAACGATAAGGTGCAGCGAGGAAAATACCTCGTGGACACGGTGGGCGCGTGCGGGCATTGTCATACTCCGCGTGCGGGTGCCGAATATAACATGGACATGTACCTTGCCGGACATCCAGCGAACGCGCCTTCTCCGCGCTACAACTTCAGTATGATGCAACAAGGCATCTTTATCCTCACGTCACCACAAATGAGTGCCTTCTCCGGTCCGTTTGGAACAAGTTTCTCCTCAAATTTGACACCGGACAAAGAAACCGGATTGGGTGATTGGACAGAGGAGATGTTCATCCAAGCAATACGTACTGGGCTTCATCAAGGTGTGGAGGGCAATCGGAAAATCTTTCCGCCGATGCCGACGAAGCACTATGCCCAAATGAACGATGAGGATCTGAAAGCGATTTGGGCGTATCTACGGACGATTAAGCCGGTTAAAAACGAAGTGAGTCCACCCTTGAATTCACGGGGTAGGCCGTACTAA
- a CDS encoding phytanoyl-CoA dioxygenase family protein: MTLDTTTLRNDFSRDGFAIAPNLFTRSEVQRLKLECIDILEAVKAETGTVAGHGVYVGLAARSPVFQTAVGDERILDILESVYAPDIEFLSDKVVFKSETTTFASPWHQDWSYWYGAHKLSIWVALDDATVENGCLKLFPGSHKSALVHDGDASDGHGFGNRLRPGAVDENLAVTAEIEAGGAVFFHDLTLHSSHPNRSGEERWVWIPTYRDAKAEDTDYPWAVAAKVLRGEKLSESGFTG; encoded by the coding sequence ATGACCCTTGACACGACAACACTTCGGAACGATTTCTCAAGGGACGGTTTCGCTATCGCGCCGAACCTGTTCACGCGAAGTGAAGTCCAACGGCTCAAGTTAGAATGTATCGACATTCTGGAAGCCGTTAAAGCAGAAACAGGCACAGTCGCTGGACACGGTGTTTATGTCGGCTTAGCTGCGCGGAGTCCTGTCTTTCAAACCGCAGTCGGTGATGAACGGATACTCGATATTTTAGAAAGCGTTTATGCACCGGACATTGAATTTCTAAGCGACAAGGTAGTTTTCAAAAGCGAGACAACGACCTTCGCCAGCCCTTGGCACCAAGATTGGTCCTATTGGTACGGCGCACATAAACTCTCAATTTGGGTTGCGCTTGACGATGCGACTGTTGAAAACGGGTGCCTCAAACTCTTTCCGGGTTCTCACAAATCCGCTCTTGTCCACGATGGCGATGCCAGTGATGGACATGGGTTCGGGAATCGACTCCGTCCAGGTGCGGTTGACGAGAACCTTGCCGTCACAGCGGAGATTGAAGCAGGTGGTGCCGTCTTTTTTCACGATTTGACGCTTCATTCCAGTCATCCCAATCGTTCTGGAGAAGAACGCTGGGTCTGGATTCCGACGTACCGCGACGCAAAGGCGGAGGATACCGATTATCCGTGGGCTGTCGCTGCGAAAGTTTTACGCGGAGAGAAACTGTCTGAATCAGGATTCACAGGATAG
- a CDS encoding sugar phosphate isomerase/epimerase — protein MFKNLSTGAIGIRANMTEGLDLAKNAGFEGLDLNIDEANQLAQEHSVQHVKDLWSEAGIAMGGWGFGVNWRGPDADYYAGLAQLPERAALAAELGCYRTTTVVGPASNDMTYQENWDFSVKRLRAVAEILKDHGHSIGLEFIGPATSRKGSQYLFAYSMDAMLGLAAAVGTGNVGLLFDTWHWYTCRSTTDDVRKLSVSDVVYVHINDAPAGIDPDEQIDNIRCLPAETGVIPLTELMQILTDIGYEGPVTPEPFSQKVNGMEPADAAKATAESLDQVWENAGL, from the coding sequence ATGTTTAAGAACCTGAGTACCGGTGCAATCGGCATCCGGGCAAATATGACTGAAGGCTTAGACCTCGCGAAAAACGCCGGTTTTGAAGGTCTCGACCTGAACATCGACGAAGCCAACCAACTCGCACAAGAACACTCTGTCCAACACGTCAAAGACCTCTGGTCAGAGGCAGGCATTGCGATGGGAGGTTGGGGATTCGGTGTCAATTGGCGCGGTCCCGATGCCGACTATTATGCCGGTTTAGCGCAGCTGCCGGAACGTGCAGCACTCGCCGCAGAACTCGGCTGCTACCGGACAACCACCGTTGTAGGACCTGCTTCAAACGATATGACGTATCAGGAGAATTGGGATTTTTCCGTCAAACGGCTACGTGCTGTCGCCGAGATTCTCAAAGACCACGGACATTCCATCGGGCTTGAGTTCATTGGACCGGCGACGAGTCGCAAGGGTTCCCAATACCTCTTCGCCTATTCAATGGATGCGATGTTAGGGCTTGCCGCTGCAGTCGGCACAGGGAACGTTGGACTGCTGTTCGATACATGGCACTGGTACACCTGTCGCTCCACGACCGACGATGTTCGCAAACTCTCTGTATCGGATGTCGTTTACGTCCACATCAACGATGCACCCGCCGGTATTGACCCAGACGAACAGATTGACAACATCAGATGTCTCCCCGCCGAAACCGGCGTGATCCCGCTCACTGAATTGATGCAAATCCTGACGGACATCGGTTATGAAGGACCCGTGACACCCGAACCCTTCAGCCAAAAGGTAAACGGTATGGAACCCGCAGATGCGGCGAAAGCCACTGCGGAATCACTGGATCAGGTGTGGGAAAACGCAGGTCTGTAA